The Rhizobium rhododendri nucleotide sequence CGGCGGCTTCATCGTTGGTAAGACGGACTCGCAGTACAATCAGTGGATTGGTTATGCTGGCAACGTCATCAACGACGACGTGATCGGCGATGGACCTTACGAGCTGAACCAGCTCTCCTACGTATACGACGGCGGCAACGGCTTCACCGGCGTTCTGTCGGTTGAAGACAGCCAGTCTGGCGACCTTGCAGTTGATCCGAACAATCCTGGCCGCGACATCTCTGACCACTACACACCTGACTTCGTTGCCGGCCTCGGCTACAAGACTGGCATGTTCGGTCTGAAGGTTGTCGGCGGCTACGACTCGGTTGTTGAAGAAGGCGCTGTCAAGGCTCGCCTCGACCTCGACTTCGGCACGTTCTCTGCCTTCTTGCTCGGCCAGTACAACACTGACGGCAACAAGATCAACCGCTACGCCAATGGCGACGCTAGCGGCGCTTCGACCGGCGATTGGCAGGTTTGGGGTGGCACGACTGTCAAGTTCAACGACAAGCTCGAGTGGAACACTCAGGTTTCGTATGCTGACAGCAAGACCTTCGAAGCTACGACAAACCTCAACGTTTTCGTTGCTAAGGGCTTCAAGATCCAGCCAGAAATCACCTACGTCAAGTACGACAACGCCGTTCTCGACGACAACACGTTCTCTGGTATCCTTCGCTTCCAGCGCACGTTCTAATTCAATACGACTTCGGTCGATTGAAAGGAGCCCGGCTTTCGAGCCGGGCTTTTTCGTTTTTGCTCTTTGTCTGTTCTCCAGGTCTTGTTTCCGCTGCCTTTTCCAGGCCGCGAGGTGATCAATCACCTTTCATGACGGAATTATCACAGTTTCGTGACGTGATTTTTGTGCAACGCACCAATCCAAAGCTTTGTCACAAACGGTGCCTGTTACGCATTGATATTTCATTGTTATATTCAATCGCTATGGTCTGCCCAGAACCGAAGCAGACGCGCTTTGGTTCTCCCCAAGGGGGGGTCACAAATACAGGGATGGGGTAGGGCACGCCGATTTTTCGGCGCGACGTCTCACGCCCAGTCGTCTTTTGATTGGAGCTAATTGCAATGAACATTAAAAGCCTTCTTCTCGGCTCGGCCGCTGCCTTCTCGGTAGTATCCGGTGCACACGCTGCCGACGC carries:
- a CDS encoding porin yields the protein MNIKSLLLGSAAALAAVSGAHAADAIVAAEPEPLEYVRICDAYGAGYFYIPGTETCLKIGGMVRTEAQWHNPYAVGDRFKRGTEWHTRAELNVDTATDTEYGPLKTNMVYRFDSTEGVNDSKVLFATISLGGFIVGKTDSQYNQWIGYAGNVINDDVIGDGPYELNQLSYVYDGGNGFTGVLSVEDSQSGDLAVDPNNPGRDISDHYTPDFVAGLGYKTGMFGLKVVGGYDSVVEEGAVKARLDLDFGTFSAFLLGQYNTDGNKINRYANGDASGASTGDWQVWGGTTVKFNDKLEWNTQVSYADSKTFEATTNLNVFVAKGFKIQPEITYVKYDNAVLDDNTFSGILRFQRTF